A genomic window from Deinococcus aetherius includes:
- a CDS encoding integrase core domain-containing protein, protein MLLLRRPLESAHYASRVYVDRLRSADITPSMSRTGNPYDNAKMESFYKTLKTEEVDLQEYVDLDDARRHIDCCIADLYNRRRLHSSLGYVPPAEFAARYTAAQT, encoded by the coding sequence ATGCTGCTGTTGCGACGACCGCTTGAATCTGCCCACTACGCCAGCCGGGTGTACGTGGACCGCCTGCGGTCCGCGGATATCACACCGAGCATGTCCAGAACGGGGAACCCGTATGACAACGCCAAGATGGAGAGCTTCTATAAGACCCTCAAGACCGAGGAGGTCGATCTGCAAGAGTACGTCGATCTGGACGATGCCCGGCGGCACATTGACTGCTGTATTGCGGACCTGTACAACCGCCGCCGACTGCACTCCAGCCTGGGGTACGTCCCACCTGCCGAGTTCGCCGCCCGTTACACTGCCGCCCAGACCTGA
- a CDS encoding single-stranded DNA-binding protein, translated as MLTLTHGTSAEFTAALARPGVLKPGGQFATFTLAGEFERSREDGTSIRTVFYQPCVAAGRLAGRLGTLGAGEAISGTGVLAAYEGEIVIVVQDAARLPSEHVRLELDGGGAARLLRARWRVRARGVLITPPQAQRLENEVPVTNIRLGLTPKRAEGTETQLVPLELAAYGELAVVLAGQGKGNYLDTWGVLQRRQGAQRRFSRLEVQDVEPLHGTRALL; from the coding sequence ATGCTGACGCTGACCCACGGCACCTCCGCCGAGTTCACCGCTGCGCTCGCGCGTCCGGGCGTCCTGAAACCCGGCGGCCAGTTCGCCACGTTCACCCTGGCCGGAGAGTTCGAGCGGTCTCGGGAGGACGGGACGTCGATCCGGACGGTCTTTTACCAGCCCTGTGTTGCCGCGGGTCGTCTGGCAGGACGGCTGGGGACGCTGGGCGCGGGCGAGGCGATCAGCGGAACGGGCGTGCTGGCCGCGTATGAGGGTGAGATCGTCATCGTGGTTCAGGATGCGGCGCGCCTGCCCAGCGAGCACGTCCGCCTGGAACTGGACGGCGGCGGGGCCGCGCGGCTGCTTCGTGCCCGTTGGCGGGTCCGGGCGCGGGGGGTGTTGATTACCCCACCGCAGGCCCAGCGCCTGGAGAACGAAGTGCCGGTGACGAACATTCGACTGGGGCTCACGCCGAAGCGGGCGGAGGGGACGGAGACTCAGCTGGTGCCACTGGAACTGGCCGCCTACGGGGAGCTGGCGGTCGTGCTCGCCGGGCAGGGCAAGGGAAACTACCTCGACACCTGGGGTGTGTTGCAGCGTCGTCAAGGAGCGCAGCGCCGCTTTTCCCGGCTGGAAGTGCAGGACGTTGAGCCCCTGCACGGGACGCGGGCGCTGCTGTAA
- a CDS encoding C39 family peptidase: protein MRRRLLSLTLGALLTLALPARAVSQPALALQHLPVVYQGWNDCGPASIAMVLAYYDFTVPVQTISRATKPSPGSYMQVEAIEHFVGRYGLRAVQIRGSQIPLLKNLIALGVPSIVLQYSQEVGKVPHFRVIRGFDDRWSEPHRADRGASQVWAAV from the coding sequence ATGCGACGACGACTTCTCTCCCTCACGCTGGGGGCGCTGCTCACCCTGGCCCTTCCCGCCCGGGCCGTCTCCCAGCCCGCCCTGGCCCTGCAGCACCTGCCCGTCGTGTATCAGGGCTGGAACGACTGCGGCCCGGCGAGCATCGCGATGGTGCTGGCGTATTACGACTTCACCGTCCCGGTGCAGACCATCAGCCGGGCCACCAAACCGTCCCCGGGCAGCTACATGCAGGTGGAGGCCATCGAGCACTTTGTCGGCCGCTACGGCCTGCGGGCCGTGCAGATCCGAGGCAGCCAGATTCCCTTGCTCAAGAATCTGATCGCGCTGGGTGTGCCCAGCATCGTCTTGCAGTACTCCCAGGAAGTCGGCAAGGTGCCGCATTTCCGCGTGATCCGTGGGTTTGACGACCGCTGGAGTGAACCCCATCGAGCGGACCGCGGGGCAAGTCAGGTCTGGGCGGCAGTGTAA